ACAACGACTGGGTCAAGGTGGTCCCGAACGACAAGGAGGCCACCATTCGCGACCTGACCCCGGCTGCCGCCACCGGCACCCTCACCATTCCGGTGGGGCGCCTGCGCAAGCTGGCCATGGGCGGCGAGTACCTCTCCGCCTTCAGCGTCGGTGACCAGCTGCTGTGGGGCGCCGCCGAGCCGCTCAAGCGCATGCTCAAGATCCTGCGCGAGCAGTAAGCGTCGCCAGGCTCCCCGCGGCAGCCTGCCGCGGGGCCAGTGACGGCGGGGCGCCACCTTCGGGGGCGCCCCGCTCTGCTGTGGGGTGCCGGCATCGGGCGTTGATTCGCGAGGCGTGGATCAATGGCTTACGTTGAAGGGATGACGCCTGGCATGACCCCGCTCAGGCGCGTCGAGGCGGCAAATATGGTACACAGGTACCCTATCGATACAACGGCATGGCATCGGTGCCGCGGCCTGGCCGCCTGGTACTGCCGACGGACGCAAGGGACCTCCATGAAACGCAAGCTGACACTCGCCATGCTGCTTTCGCTTTCCGCTGCCAGCCCGCTGGCCTTGGCCCTGGGGCTGGGGGAGGCGGAGGTGCGCTCCACGCTGAACGCACCGCTGCGCGCCACCCTGCCGCTTACCGATGCCGCGGGGATTCAGCCCGGGCTGCTCAATGTCTCGGTGGCGGACGAGCGGGCCTTCGCGGCGGCGGGCCTGCCGCGCACGCCCCTGGCGGCGAGCGTCAGGCTGGCGGTGGAGCAGCGCCAGGGGCGCCTGGTGGTGGAGCTGACCACCGAGCGGCCGGTGCGCGAGCCCTGGCTCGATCTGCTGCTGCGCTTCGATTGGCCGGGCGGCCAGCAGCTGCGCGAGGTCACCCTGCTGCTCGACCCCCCGGACTACGACCAGATGCCGGCCCTGGTGGTGGGCAGCCGGCGTGTGGCGGCGCCTGTCGTCTCGGCGCCGCCGGCCGCCGCTCCCTCGGCGCAGGCTCAGGCCCCGGCGGTGCGTACCGCCGCGGCACCCGCCGGCAGCGGTGGTCCGACCTGGGTGAGCAGCGGCGATACCCTGTGGGCCGTGGCGGGGCGCCTGCGCCCGGACAGCGGCATCAGCATGAACCAGATGATGGTGGCCCTGGTGGAGGCGAACCCCGAGGTCTTCCCCTCCGGGAACATCAATGCCATGCGCGCCGGCTTCAGCCTGGTGGTGCCGAGTCGCGAGCGGATTGCCGCACGCTCTGGGGGCGAGGCGGATCGCATCGTCGCCGAGATGAACCGGGCCTGGGCCAACCGCGGTGGCGGTGCGCCGGCGCGTGTCGCGCTGGGCGGGGCGGCCCCCGGCGAGCCTGTGGCGGCGGTCGCCCCAGCGGCTGCCCCGCCGCCGGAGGCCGCCCCTGCCGAGGCGCCGGCACCCGCCGTCGAGCCGCCAGCCGACGCTGCCGAGCCGGCGGCCGAGGTCGTGCAGCCCGCCGAGGAGCAGGCCCCGGCGGCGTCAGCAGAAGAGCCCGAGACGCCGCGACTCACCCTGCTCACCGATGCCCAACTGGCGGCCGAGGGGGCTACCCCTGGCGAAGCGAGCGAAGGTGGCGAGGACGAAGGGGC
The Halomonas alkalicola DNA segment above includes these coding regions:
- a CDS encoding type IV pilus assembly protein FimV; protein product: MKRKLTLAMLLSLSAASPLALALGLGEAEVRSTLNAPLRATLPLTDAAGIQPGLLNVSVADERAFAAAGLPRTPLAASVRLAVEQRQGRLVVELTTERPVREPWLDLLLRFDWPGGQQLREVTLLLDPPDYDQMPALVVGSRRVAAPVVSAPPAAAPSAQAQAPAVRTAAAPAGSGGPTWVSSGDTLWAVAGRLRPDSGISMNQMMVALVEANPEVFPSGNINAMRAGFSLVVPSRERIAARSGGEADRIVAEMNRAWANRGGGAPARVALGGAAPGEPVAAVAPAAAPPPEAAPAEAPAPAVEPPADAAEPAAEVVQPAEEQAPAASAEEPETPRLTLLTDAQLAAEGATPGEASEGGEDEGAGEAPAEEAGDGVAEAGEASGAPQVMVDPELLATLYGDGELSSDERLLRLESQWLERRDALVAVQGERDQLQEELTEMRDELAVLREQLAALAAGGAGGDGPGTGGIAPPGGTAEERPWWGAIYQGELDRNLMLGGAGLAALLALWLAVRRRRRQEEAPGAAGVGPV